A stretch of the Methanobrevibacter sp. TMH8 genome encodes the following:
- a CDS encoding DUF2115 domain-containing protein: protein MKIIQDLAKTISVHDLMLATAILREEGKYVQASYREEYLEIYIKYFIMRIKDVKADKKDYNTEIDNKTDFQEAIELLENQFNDKKLYKNENDKFPVIYTIICLYTTFILNEPIHPIGTPFPGSLKVTYENNKYLCPVKDKQKENPHAVCLFCIAEQSEL, encoded by the coding sequence ATGAAAATAATTCAGGATTTAGCTAAAACTATTTCTGTTCATGATCTTATGTTAGCTACAGCTATATTAAGAGAAGAGGGAAAATATGTTCAAGCTAGTTATAGAGAAGAGTATCTTGAAATATATATAAAATATTTTATCATGAGAATAAAAGATGTTAAAGCAGATAAAAAAGATTATAATACAGAAATAGATAATAAAACTGATTTTCAAGAAGCAATTGAATTGTTAGAAAATCAGTTCAATGATAAAAAGCTATACAAAAATGAAAATGATAAATTTCCTGTAATATACACAATAATCTGTTTATACACAACTTTCATTTTAAATGAACCAATCCATCCTATTGGAACTCCATTCCCAGGGAGTTTGAAGGTAACTTATGAAAATAATAAATATTTATGTCCAGTAAAAGACAAACAAAAGGAAAATCCACATGCTGTTTGTTTATTTTGTATAGCTGAACAGTCAGAATTATAA
- the npdG gene encoding NADPH-dependent F420 reductase: MKIAVIGGTGDQGLGLAMRYAKSGEDVVIGSRKAEKAENAVAEIENILGHSMKNLEGLSNPDAAVVADMLILTVPLQAQRPTLDSIKEYVDGKILIDATAPLNSNIGGSPMEFIEVWEGSAAERTVAILKGKDVAVVSAYSNISSSSLMNHEKDIDCDCLVCGDDDEAKLKAMELVNKLPGVKAIDCGGISRSRIVEKITPLLIGLNIKNRTHYAGIRITGLDNK; this comes from the coding sequence ATGAAAATTGCAGTTATTGGTGGAACTGGGGATCAAGGTTTAGGTTTAGCTATGAGATATGCAAAATCTGGTGAAGATGTTGTTATTGGATCAAGAAAGGCTGAAAAAGCTGAAAATGCTGTAGCTGAAATTGAAAATATTTTAGGTCATTCAATGAAAAATCTTGAAGGATTGAGTAATCCTGATGCAGCTGTTGTTGCAGATATGCTCATTTTAACTGTGCCTCTTCAAGCTCAAAGACCTACTCTTGATAGTATAAAAGAATACGTTGATGGAAAAATATTAATCGATGCAACTGCTCCTCTCAATTCTAATATTGGAGGTTCTCCAATGGAATTTATAGAAGTTTGGGAAGGTTCAGCTGCTGAAAGGACTGTAGCTATATTAAAAGGTAAAGATGTAGCTGTTGTTTCAGCTTATAGTAATATCTCCTCTTCAAGCTTAATGAATCATGAGAAAGATATTGATTGTGATTGTCTTGTTTGTGGAGATGATGATGAAGCAAAATTAAAAGCTATGGAACTTGTTAATAAACTTCCTGGTGTAAAAGCTATTGATTGTGGAGGAATTTCAAGATCTCGTATCGTTGAAAAAATCACTCCTCTCTTAATTGGTCTTAATATCAAAAATAGAACTCATTATGCAGGAATTAGAATAACTGGCTTAGATAATAAATAA
- the endA gene encoding tRNA-intron lyase produces the protein MRGDLSDEIVTIKIEENLNQKAIALNQKSSFGNLEGDVLELSIIEAFYLMEKGRLNIYENSESDEKLESNYIRNIIKKNSGYAKYIVYRDLKDRGYIIKTGFKYGSEFRLYERGKSPGEGHSDYLVKIIHENYEINALDFASYVRVAHGVKKHLLLAVVDDEEDITYYEVEWTRP, from the coding sequence ATGCGTGGAGACTTATCTGACGAAATTGTTACTATAAAAATTGAAGAAAATCTTAATCAAAAAGCTATTGCATTGAATCAAAAAAGCTCTTTTGGAAACTTAGAAGGAGATGTTCTAGAACTTTCTATTATTGAAGCATTTTATTTAATGGAAAAAGGTAGATTAAATATTTATGAAAATAGTGAAAGTGATGAAAAATTAGAAAGTAATTATATTAGGAATATAATTAAAAAAAATAGTGGCTATGCTAAATATATTGTTTACAGGGATTTAAAGGATAGGGGCTATATTATAAAAACAGGATTCAAATATGGGTCTGAATTCCGTCTTTATGAAAGAGGAAAGTCACCTGGTGAAGGACATTCTGATTATCTTGTAAAGATTATCCATGAAAACTATGAAATAAATGCTTTAGATTTTGCTAGTTATGTTAGAGTAGCTCATGGAGTTAAAAAACATCTTCTATTAGCTGTCGTTGATGACGAAGAAGATATTACTTATTATGAAGTTGAATGGACTAGACCATAA